From the Devosia sp. FJ2-5-3 genome, the window ACGTAGCCCGGGAAGAATTTGCGCTCGGTATCGACCTTGCGGCCGCGACGCACTTCCACGACCTTCTCTGTCGGCACGATGACGTCGTCGAACAAATGCTCGAGCTTGGTCTGTGCGACCTTTTCCTTGATCGCATCGGCGACCTTGCGCTCGAAATTCGAATACGCCTGAACAATGTACCAGCGCTTGGCCATGCCGCCTCGCCGCTCCTCGTTAGTCGTGAGATCCGCTTAGCGGATCGAAAGCATCAAAGATACCAGCCAGGAAATAATCTGATCCGCCAAAAGGAAGAACACACTGGCAAAGGCAACGAGCACCAGGACCATGATCGTCGAAATCACGACTTCATTCCGGCCCGGCCAGGTGACCTTGGAGACTTCCGAGCGAACCTGCTGGAAGAAGGTGATCGGGTTGGTACGAGCCATAAGCGAATCTGTTCCGGTTATCTTGGTGCAAAACCAAAGGCCGCGCAGGACACCCGCACGGCTGGAGATGGCTATCTAGTGAATCTTAATGCCAATTGCAACATGCAATCTCGTGAGACCAACCACACAGGGCCGATCGGCAAATGCCAGCGCGGTAATCATATGAGGAGTAATCCAAAAATGTTACTTGCCTAGATGTCACGCATGGCTTTGGATCAAATTGTGACGAAATCGCGGCAGGGGCGGGAGGGCTTCCCAATGTCGTTCGAAATCAAGTCGTGCCAGATTCTGCATTTCGGACCACATCGGGCGGTGCCTGGGCGTGTGGTGGGCGCCGTGCGGGTCCGAATCCGCGAAACCTTCATGGGCAATATCACCACTTACTCGCTCGATCTCAAGGTGAAGGCGGATATTGGGACCGTCAGTTCCGAAGCCGTGCGGCAAGCGCTGCTGGCCCATGCCGCCAGGCAGCTGAACAAGCTCAAGGCCAGGCACCAGCCGGTGTTGACGGCGGCCGAGTAGAATTTGGGGCCGTAAGGGATGAAGTGCCCTGCCCCAGCGGATCGCTGGCCGGATCGAGATGCGGATGCAGGAAAGAGAAAGGGCCACCCTGTTGGGCGGCCCGTTTCTTTTGGATCAGACGTACCAGATGCCGTCTGAAATCTCGGGTGCGGTCTGCGCGCGATTCTCGGCACTGTCCGCGAAGTAGAGCAGCAGATCGCTGCGGTCCATCTGGCCGCTGCTGAGCTTCTGGTTCCAGAAGTCAAAGCCGCTCTGGTCGAGCTGGCGTCCCAGCGCGTTCTGGTACAGCAGTTCGATGTAGCGGCCGTTGCTGACGGTCTGCGGCGTGCCGTACTTGTTGATGAACTCGCTCGAATAGATGAAATCGGCGGCCATGCTGTGCGGGTCCTTGCGGCCGGCGTCGAGCGCCTTGATCCACCAGCCAAGGCCACCCGCATCCGGGTCGCGGGCGAAGGCCGCCTGGTAAACGCGGAAACCCATGCCGGCATTGCCATCGACGTCGAAGGCACGGACGCCATCGGAGAAGGCCACGCGTTCGACATTGGCGATATTGGAGTTGATGCCTTCGGCGTTGTTCCAGAACTGCCAGCCTTCGGCAGTCTTGGACTGGCCATAGGTACCACCGCGACCGGGCATGTAGACGATGTCGAAGCCGCTGCCGCCATCCACATAGGTGCTGCCGCGGGTCAGCGTGATCGTATCGTTGCCGGCGCCTGCGTAGACCTGGTCAGTGCCCCCACCGGCAGTGATCGAGTCGTCGCCATCATGGCCGGCCAGGCGGTCGTTGCCGCTCGACGCAAAGACGGTGTCGTGGCCCTGCTGGATGGTGCGATAGAGGCCGGCATAGTCGCCCCAGCTCACATGCTGGCCAACAGTCCCGCCCCAGAGGGAGAAATTGTCGATGGCGCCTTTTAGCTGTTCGCCCTGGAAATACTGAATCTTGGTGACGGTGCCACCAGTCAAGCGGCCGTCGAAAGAATAGGTGAGGCTATAGCCTTCGATCCGGGTCGTGTCATACCCATTGGTGACGGTCATCTGGTTGCTGCCCAGGAACGTCGGGCGCCCGGTCCAGGCGACGGGATCGTAAGTGTTGAAACCGGCGTTGGCGGTAATACGGGCCATTCTCAATTCTCCTCAGCGGCAGCTGCGATAGGGATTCGCGCTGCATTGTGGTGGGCAAGGTGGTGCGCCATTGCGGACGCACTGTGTCATGGGGTGCGTGAACGCTACATGAATGGGCGGTGGCGTCGCGCGTCTGTGCAAAGAAACGGCACCTGTGCGGCTCTGGGCCGGCGACAGGTGCCGTGGAAATAATCGGTCAGAAGCGTGGGTCCAACACCGGGAATTATCCCAGGAAGCCCATGAACCAGAGTACGAGAATGACGGGGATCGGAATACCGATCAGCCAGAGAAGACCGCCTTTGAACATTTTTTTGCCTCCAGTTTAGGTGTGAAAACAAAACGAGGCGGAGACGCGGAAGTTCCCCCGCAAACCGAGATTGAGGCGATGAGGGGATGACGCACGCAGTGATTCCGCTGAGCCCAAGTCATTGAGATGGCTAGACCATCGGTTGTGGATCGCCCGGAAGGGCGTCCAGCGGCGCGGTTCGTTGACCGATGGACTCACGGAAGTTCGCTTGATGCGCCCTCTTGGCGACATCGAGGAACAGCAATGATTTCAATGGGAGAAACTGGAGCGGGTAACGGGAATCGAACCCGTGTATTCAGCTTGGAAGGCTGCTGCTCTACCATTGAGCTATACCCGCCCGGAGCACCGAAGCGAAGGATGGCTTAGCGTAACCAGGCGGCAAAATGCAAGACCGTGCCTGTGGATGAGATGGGTTTTTTCATCTGCTGCGCGATTTCTTTTGGGTAGATGCATCAAGGGTGTTGACACTCTTGCGAGTGGCAACCATAAACCGCCCAACGAAACGCGATGCGCTTCGTTTCCTACCCGGAAATGTGGAGGGGTGGGAGAGTGGTTAAATCCATCAGACTGTAAATCTGACCGCTTAGCGTACACTGGTTCGAATCCAGTCCCCTCCACCACCGGCCTCCCTCAGGGAGGCCAATCGCCCGGAAGACCGGGCTCCCCCAAATCCTAGTATTGCACAGTTTCGGCCTGTTGGCGTCAGCTTCGCTCGCCTCGTCGCCCGCCGCTGCGCCTATGCCTAGCCGTGCAAATTGCCCACGGCCACGCCAACCGTCACGACCGCGCAAAAAACTTTCCCAGCCTAACGCATGTTGTCGATGGATCGCCCCTGCCGCCATAGCGTTAGTGCGGGAGCGGTGTGTGAAAGTATGTCTGCCGGATCCGCCGCCCTTCCAGGCTAGCAATGACAATTGGGACGGACATGGATTTCCGAGGCAAACGCATTCTGGTCGTCGAGGACGATTATTTTCTCGCCAACGAAGTTTGTGATTATTTCAGGCGACACGAGGCGACAATATTGGGCCCCGCCCCCACGCCTTTTTATGCAGCCAACCTTCTCAGCCGGCGCGTCGACGGCGCGGTCCTCGACATAAGGCTGCATTCGGAGACAGTTTTCGAACTGGCCGATCTTTTGCTCGAGCGGGGCACTCCACTCATTTTTGCCACGGCGATGGGAAGCGAACATATTCCCGAGCGGTTCCGCGGAATGCCCTATGTGCAAAAGCCATATCTCTGCGATGAACTGCTGATAAAAATGGACCGGCTGGTTTCTGCCCCGCGCGAGTTGGATAGACCCATCCTGGTCGATACCGCCCTCAAGCCCCGCGAGAGCCAGGACCGGCTGGCGCACCTCTTGATCAGGGTAATGCGGAGGAGGCTGGCGCGGACGGCAACTCCAGATAAGTCGGTGTGAAGCCGCCGATGTCCGCAAGCTTTTGCTGGTCGAGGACCCGGAGGCGCCTTGCCTGCGTCTCGATGAGGCCATCTCTTCGCAGGGCCTGAAGCGTCCGATTGACGTGTACGCTCGACAGGCCCAGATAATCTGCCAGCCGGGTCTGGCTCAGCGGAAACTCGATGATGCCGTCCAATGCGCTGCCGCTGGCGGCAAATCGCCACTGAATTTCGCAGATCAGATGCGCCATGCGCATCAGGGCATTCCTTGAGCCGATCGAAATCAGATGCTCGTCCGAAATTGCCCTTTCCCGCGCGAGGGCGGACAGAACGGCAGAAATGACTTCCGTGTGCTTCTCACTGACGGTCAGGAAATCTCCCAGAGGCAGCGTCCAGAGCGTCGCCGGAGTGAGCGCCATCAACATCGTATCGGGCGGGTCGGACATCAGTACCCCGTACCCACATATTTCACCGGGGAGATAGAGGGCGAGCAATTGCTCGCTGCCGGTGGCGCCGCCACGGTGCCGTCCGATCCATCCTGCACCGATAATCGCCAATCTGTTCTTGAGGGCAAGAGGCGCGCGGGTTGCAATATCCTGACGACTCCAGGGCAAGTCAGAGAGTGCCTCGCCTGCCGCTCCTTTCAAGACACCGCCTCCGGACAGCCTGGCGAGGAAGTCGCCGCCCCGGTCGTTCCGGTACAATTTCATCATCGCTCCAGGGCACTATGAATTGCCAACATGGAGAGAACGCAGCGCATCGCTTTAGGTCCCGCCGCTGGGGTAAAATGACTGTAAGCCAAGCCGGCAGCATTTTGGCCAAACGCCTTAAACGAGCGCGTAGAGGGGAGGTCTGCGGGATAGGTGCGGTGGTCGGCCTCTCGCACGATTGTGGCGACGTCATCGCCACAGGCGGTCGAAGATTAACCCAGGTTAGCGATCCGCAATTATCCCGGGGACGGGAAGCGCACAATTTGCGAGTCGGCGCAGCCGGGACGGCCACGCGCAAATATAGACTCAGACGCCGAGCCCGGGCGGCCTCCTCGATGGCGGGCAAAAAATGTTCTGGCTTGGGCCGTGCATGCGGCATTCAGCCACAAAATGCGCATACTCCCTTACGGAACTTACGCGCATTCACGGTGTTGACGCATTAATAATTGCTGAGGCTAACATGGCGAAGCCGGACGACGACCGCAATCCTTATGCACCGCGAAAGGACACGCCTGTCCCGCCAGTGGGCCCGCATGCGCGCACGGACTTGTTGGATGAGAATAAAGGGACGGGCACTGATTCCCTGGCCGGTGGTGCCAGGGTCGAAAGCGATGTGGGCCCGGACTAAATTGAGCAGAGCAGAAACAAGCCCTAAACTCGGGCTATTGAACCGTCGCGCGTTGCCAATATTATGGCCATCGAACCCTGCCCATTCCATAGACCAAGGGAAGGCGAGACATGAAAGAGCTTAGTGGGCGCCGGATCCTTATCGCTGAAGATGAATACCTCATCGCCATGGATCTGGTGGAAGCACTGGAGTCTCTTGGCGCCGAGGTGATTGGGCCTGTGGGCACCGTCCTGCAGGGCAGCAGGCTGATTGCTGCCGAGAGCATTCACGCGGCTGTTTTGGACGTCAATCTGCAGGGCGAGCTGGTATTTCCGCTGGCTGACGAACTGGCCGGGCAGTCGATACCCTTCGTTTTTGCGACCGGCTACAATGACGGGTCCATTCCCGAACGCTTCGACCATATCGAGCGCTTCGGCAAGCCGTGTTCCCGCGAGGAAATGCAGCGGCTGGTCGACGTGATCACACAATCCGGTGGCGTGGTCGACGTCTAGGGCACCAAGGCCGGAATCACCTTCCGTCCCATCGATACCCGACAGAAAAAGGCCCGCTTGAAGCGGGCCGATCTATTTTAGTGGTGATGATGCTCAGGCATCTCCTTGAGCTGGTCCTTGGTCCAGGTCGTGACCGCATGGACATGGCCATTCTCGTCGCGCATAAACTCGAGATCGCTCAAGGGAACGGCGACCGGCTTTGCGCCAATTCCCAGGAAGCCGCCGACATCGATAATGGCAGTGGTGGACGCGCCAGCGCCGTGCACATGGTCGATCTTGCCGACCTTGTGGTCGTCGGCACCGTAGATGGTTGCATCCTTGAGAACATCCGGGGTGAGTTCGGCAGCGCCGAGGCGCACGTGATTGCTATGATCCATTTAGCTGGCTCCTTCTTTGTATCTCCTGCTCAATCCCGGAACGAGCACAAGCGTTCCCCCACTCACCGAGTGGTGTAGAGGACGACGCCTGCGCCGCGCCGGGTCGAAACCAATTTGGCGCCGCCGGGCCTGACCGTCCGAGAAGAAAGCTGTGCGACAGATCCTTGGGTGTGCGACGCAGACGCAGAAAGGGAGCGAGCCGGCAGGATTTGGCGCCCCTCCCGAAAATGGCGAAACGGGTCCGGGGGAAAACGCCGTTTCCCCTTGCGCAGGCGAAAGTTTGCGATTAGACACTGGCTCGCCTGAAGGGGTTTAGCTCAGTTGGTAGAGCATCGGTCTCCAAAACCGAGGGTCGTGGGTTCGAGTCCCCCAGCCCCTGCCAGGCAATAATCAAGACATCGTTGTGATTGCGCACCGCAGGGCATTGCCGCCATGCGCGAAAGGCGCTACGCGCTTTCTATGAGCCGCAACAAATTTCCGCCCAAGCCCAAATACGACCCCGATGAGGGTCCCGTTTATCTCTATGGCCTGCACACTGTGCGGGCGGCGCTGGACAATCCAGGCCGCACCAAAAAGGAGCTGCTGGCCACCCCCAACGGTCTGAACCGCCTCAAGGAGAGTGGTGATATCGGGCGCGTCAGTGTGCGCGAGACGACGCCCAAAGATCTCGATCGCCTGCTGGGCGGCGAAGCCGTGCACCAGGGCCTGGCGCTGGAAGTCGATCCCGTCAGCCGCTTTGGCCTCGACGACATCCACGCCCTCAAGCTGGTGGTGGTTCTCGACCAGGTCACGGATCCGCACAATGTCGGCGCTATCCTGCGCACGGCCTGCGCATTCGGCGCCGATGCCGTTATCACCACGGCCCGCCACTCGCCCCGCGAAACCGGCGTGATGGCGAAATCCGCCTCCGGCGCCCTCGATCTCGTGCCGATGATCGAAGTCCGCAATCTGGCGGACGCGCTGGAGAAGCTCAAGGATCGCGGCATGACCGTGCTGGGCTTTGATTCGGAAGCATCTGCCCCGCTCAAGCCGCGAACCGACGACACGCCGCTGGCCGTGGTGCTCGGCGCCGAAGGCAAGGGACTGCGCCAGCGCACGCGCGAATTGTGCGACGAGATGGTGCGGCTGGACATGCCAGGCCCGATCAAATCCCTCAACGTGTCCAACGCCGCCGCGATTGCCCTCTTTGCCGCGACGGCCGGGAGAAGCTGATGAGCGTTTTCGAACCCTTCGCCATGGCCCTTCGCCTCTCTGGCGTTACGCTGGAGCAGGAGGCGCTGGAAACGGCGCTGAAGCAGCTGACCTCGCGCTATGAGGCGGAAGATGCCGATGGCAGTTTCTACGCGCAGGTGGATGTTCCAGTGGAACAGCCGGTGCGCGCGCTTCTCGATCTGGCGGAGCGCTCCGGGCCGAGCATTGCCGCAATGCTCGAAGACCGCCGACTTGGCCGGGCCGTTCTCGACATGGCATTCGACTACCCGCCCCATGGCGAAGCAATGTCGGCAAGGCTGCCGGCTCATGCGGTCGCGGCGATTGCGGGCTTTGGGATCGATATCGAGTTTTCGGTCTACCTGACCGATGTCGAAGAAGACGACGAATAGGCGCCCACTGGGCGCCTATTTCTTATCTAGAGCGTTTCCAGGAAAAGTGGACACCACTTTTCCGGTTCGGAAGCGCGAGAAAACAAGGACTTGCAGTGATTTCATCGCGTCAACGACGCGGTGAAATGCTCTAGAGCTGTTCGGCGCTCTCGTCGGCCATTCCAGCGGTGATCAGGTCGCGACCGAAGATCTTCCCGTTGCGCGGGACAAGCCGGACGACCGTGTAGCCCTTTTTCGCCAGCTGATCGAGGAATGCAGGGAGCATGTCCACGGTGCGTTGGTGGATATCGTGGAAGAGGATGATACCGCTGCCCCGCGCATCCAGACGCGCAATGGTGCGCTGGGCGACCACGGCCGCGCTGTCGCGATAATAATCCTTGCTATCGATATCGACGTCGAGCACGACGGCGCCGCTCTGCAACAGATTGGTGCGCAGGAAACCGGTCTGGCTGAGATATGGGAAACGGAAGAAGGGGGCAGCCGCCCTGCCCGACCCTTCGAGCGCGGCGGCAACGGCCTCCTCGCCCTTGACGATCTCGTTGATCGCTTCCTGCCGCGTCAGTTTGGAGAGATCGACATGGCCATAGGTGTGGCTGCCGACGGCATGCCCGCGCTGCGCGACCTGCTGGGCGAGGCGCGGATTGGCCTTGGCGGCCGAGCCGAGCATGAGGAAGGTGGCCTTGACGCCATAATCGTCGAGCGTGTCCAGGATGACAGATGTCTTGCCGACGCGCGGACCATCGTCGAATGTCAGGACGACTTCGCCGGGCTTGAGGACGATGTCGCTGGTGCTGGCGACTGCCAGCGTGCGTCCCGCGATATTGCGCGGCGAGAAAATCTCCCGCGGCAGGGGCTGCTCCATGCGCGCGACGGCAGGGCTCACAAAGGCCGAAGTGGCGATGGGGTCGAGCTTGGCCGTATCGGCCAGACGCGGCTCGGGGCTCACCGGCTTGGCACATCCGCCCAGCAGAGCGCCGGCAACCACAAGAGACAAAACAAAGCGTGAAACCGACACAGCGCCAACTCGGATGAAGCAATCTTGCGTCCGAGAATTTGCGATTATGGTTAATAATCCACTTTCTAAAGATTAAGAAAGTCTTGTTTTCCGGGGGTTTAGCAAGAATTGGCGCGAATAAGTCGTTTGCGCACCCACGTCTGCAACACCGCGCGGGCGACGCGGAGGAGAGCGCCGGGCGCGCCGGCACGGCGGGAGCGATTCCCACGGGTCCGACTGCGTGCTTTCCATTCAAGCTGGGGCTGAATAGCCTGCGAGGCGAATTTTCGGGGGGAATCAGGATGAACTCGAGCGTCACAAGTGAAGCTGCGCCGCGACAGGACTTCCTGCAGCCATTGCTGGCGGGGGGGCTTGCCGCCATTGTCGGCTATGCGAGCACGTTCACACTCGTCCTGGCGGCGCTGACCGCGGCGGGGGCCTCGCCCCAGCAGGCTGGTTCGGGCCTCTTCTCGGTCTGCATCGCCATCGGCATTCTCAATATTGTCGTGGCCGCGCGGGTGAAAACGCCGATCAGTTTTGCCTGGTCGACCCCCGGGGTCGCGTTTCTCCTGACAGTTGGCGAGCCGGTGGGGTCGTTTCCAGCTGTGGCGGGGGCGTTTCTCGTTGTCGCCGTGCTGATCGTGATTACCGGGCTGGTGAAGCCACTGGGACGCGCCATCGCCGCCATCCCCTCGGCGCTTGCCAATGCCATGCTGGCCGGCATGCTGCTGACGCTTTGCCTCGCGCCGATCACCGCGGTGGCCGAAATGCCGATGCTGGCCCTGCCCATTCTGCTGGCCTGGATGATCGCGCTCAAATTTGCACGGCGCTATGCAGTGCCCGTGGCCGTGGTGGTCACCGGGATTATCCTCGCCACCACGACCAATCTGCCCGCCGGAGCGCTGGACGGGGCATGGCCGAGTCTCGTGCCCGTGATGCCCGTCTTCACCTGGGATGCAATCGTGCGAATCGGCCTGCCCTTCTATGTGGTGACCATGGCCTCGCAGAATCTGCCGGGGCTCGCGGTGATGAAAGCCAATGGCTATGATTTGCGCCCGGCACCGCTTTTCGTACTGACCGGCGCCGCGAGCGCGGTAACCGCGTTTTTCGGCGGGCACACCAGCAATCTGGCGGCGATCACCGCAGCGATCTGTGCAGGACCGGAAGCGCATCCCGATCCGGACAAGCGCTGGCCCGCGCCTGTCGCCGCCGGCGTCGTCTATCTGATCCTGGGGCCGGCCGCGAGCATCGCCGCAGCGTTCATCGCCGCCTCGCCGCCCGTGCTCATCCAGGCCGTCGCCGGGCTTGCCCTGCTGTCCAGCCTCGCCTCAGCCTTGTCGGGTGCCCTGGCGGAGGAGCAAACGCGGCTGCCGGCAATCCTCACCTTTGTCGCCACGGCGTCGGGCGTGACCATTATCGGGGTCGGCGCCCCGTTCTGGGGCCTTGTCGGGGGCATCGCCCTGCTGCTCATGCTCCGCACACGGACACCGGCGTGAGTGTCCATGCCGTGATTCTGGCCGGTGGCCTCGGCTCCCGGCTTGGGCATGTGCGCAAGGCCGACCTCATTGTCGACGGACAGAGATTGATCGACCGCGTCGCGGGTCGGCTGGGCGGAATAGACGGAACCCTGCTGGTTTCGACCGGCACCCACACAAGGCTCAAGCTGCCGGCCGGAGCCATCGGCGTGCCGGATGCCGAAATGCAATCCAGAGGCCCGCTGGCCGGAATCACCGCGGCCGCGTCCTATCTTCGCGAGATGGGCATAGCGCGCGACGTCCTTGTGAGCGTCGCGGTGGATTCGCCCTTTCTCCCCGAGGACTATGTTCCGCGCCTTACCCAGACGCCCGAAGACGCGGCCTATGCCAGTTTCGGCGACGCATTTTATCCAACCAATGCGGCTTGGCCGCTCGAATCTCTTTGGTCCGCTCTCGCGATTCACCAGACGAATGCCGGTCCGAAGTCGATTCTGGCGGCGATTGGAGCGCGACGGGTCGACTGGAGCCAACTCTTCACGGAAGACCCGTTTGCCAGCCTCAATAGCCTCTCAGACCTCATCGAAATGCAGCGCAGGGCACAAAAAGCCTGAGAGCGCGGGCGTTTTCCGCCGAGCCGGCGTGTGAGAAAAACCCGCCAAAGCGCCGCCGCGATTGAGCTTTCCCAATTTTATTCACAGGCAAATGCATTGGGGGCTTGGCAAACCAAATCAGTCGGGGTACATCGACCTCGCCTTCAGCAAGAAGGCACACCGAAAGGCCCCTACCAAAGGCCTACCGAAAAGTGTTCCGCGATAGCTCAGTTGGTAGAGCGTTCGACTGTTAATCGAATGGTCGCTGGTTCGAGTCCAGCTCGCGGAGCCATTCGGGGTGTTCCACCCCGACACCCTTCTCCACATTGCTGAATAATTGCGCATATGGTGCGGCGGCGATTGCCCTTGTTGGCAAGCCGGGTTAGGAGGGGCCATTCCTCCACGGACAATTCTGACATGAGTGCGAATACCGGGCCCGCGACCGCGTCGGGGCAGACCACAGCCTTGGGCATCATCTTCGCGGTGAGCGGCGCGCATCTGCTCAATGACCTGCTGCAATTCCTGCTGCCGGCGCTCTATCCGCTGCTCAAAGAGACCTATGATCTCAATTATCTGCAGATTGGTCTGTTGACGCTGGGTCAGCAGATCACCGCCTGCATTCTTCAGCCCCTATTCGGGTTGCAGGGCGACCTCAAGCCAAAGCCTTTGTGGCTTCCGCTGTCGCTCGCGATCGTCAGCGTCGGCGTGGTGGCGCTGGCAACGGCCAATGGCTTTGCGCTGCTCATGGTGGCCGCCGTAGTGCTGGGAATCGGTTCGGCGCTTTTCCACCCGGAAGCATCGCGACTTGCGCGCCTCGCCTCAGGCGGAAAGCTGGGCTTCGCCCAATCGCTGTTCCAGGTCGGCGG encodes:
- the secE gene encoding preprotein translocase subunit SecE encodes the protein MARTNPITFFQQVRSEVSKVTWPGRNEVVISTIMVLVLVAFASVFFLLADQIISWLVSLMLSIR
- a CDS encoding DUF4214 domain-containing protein — translated: MARITANAGFNTYDPVAWTGRPTFLGSNQMTVTNGYDTTRIEGYSLTYSFDGRLTGGTVTKIQYFQGEQLKGAIDNFSLWGGTVGQHVSWGDYAGLYRTIQQGHDTVFASSGNDRLAGHDGDDSITAGGGTDQVYAGAGNDTITLTRGSTYVDGGSGFDIVYMPGRGGTYGQSKTAEGWQFWNNAEGINSNIANVERVAFSDGVRAFDVDGNAGMGFRVYQAAFARDPDAGGLGWWIKALDAGRKDPHSMAADFIYSSEFINKYGTPQTVSNGRYIELLYQNALGRQLDQSGFDFWNQKLSSGQMDRSDLLLYFADSAENRAQTAPEISDGIWYV
- a CDS encoding Crp/Fnr family transcriptional regulator, whose translation is MYRNDRGGDFLARLSGGGVLKGAAGEALSDLPWSRQDIATRAPLALKNRLAIIGAGWIGRHRGGATGSEQLLALYLPGEICGYGVLMSDPPDTMLMALTPATLWTLPLGDFLTVSEKHTEVISAVLSALARERAISDEHLISIGSRNALMRMAHLICEIQWRFAASGSALDGIIEFPLSQTRLADYLGLSSVHVNRTLQALRRDGLIETQARRLRVLDQQKLADIGGFTPTYLELPSAPASSALP
- a CDS encoding response regulator, encoding MKELSGRRILIAEDEYLIAMDLVEALESLGAEVIGPVGTVLQGSRLIAAESIHAAVLDVNLQGELVFPLADELAGQSIPFVFATGYNDGSIPERFDHIERFGKPCSREEMQRLVDVITQSGGVVDV
- a CDS encoding PRC-barrel domain-containing protein — its product is MDHSNHVRLGAAELTPDVLKDATIYGADDHKVGKIDHVHGAGASTTAIIDVGGFLGIGAKPVAVPLSDLEFMRDENGHVHAVTTWTKDQLKEMPEHHHH
- the rlmB gene encoding 23S rRNA (guanosine(2251)-2'-O)-methyltransferase RlmB, which codes for MSRNKFPPKPKYDPDEGPVYLYGLHTVRAALDNPGRTKKELLATPNGLNRLKESGDIGRVSVRETTPKDLDRLLGGEAVHQGLALEVDPVSRFGLDDIHALKLVVVLDQVTDPHNVGAILRTACAFGADAVITTARHSPRETGVMAKSASGALDLVPMIEVRNLADALEKLKDRGMTVLGFDSEASAPLKPRTDDTPLAVVLGAEGKGLRQRTRELCDEMVRLDMPGPIKSLNVSNAAAIALFAATAGRS
- a CDS encoding polysaccharide deacetylase family protein, which translates into the protein MSVSRFVLSLVVAGALLGGCAKPVSPEPRLADTAKLDPIATSAFVSPAVARMEQPLPREIFSPRNIAGRTLAVASTSDIVLKPGEVVLTFDDGPRVGKTSVILDTLDDYGVKATFLMLGSAAKANPRLAQQVAQRGHAVGSHTYGHVDLSKLTRQEAINEIVKGEEAVAAALEGSGRAAAPFFRFPYLSQTGFLRTNLLQSGAVVLDVDIDSKDYYRDSAAVVAQRTIARLDARGSGIILFHDIHQRTVDMLPAFLDQLAKKGYTVVRLVPRNGKIFGRDLITAGMADESAEQL
- a CDS encoding benzoate/H(+) symporter BenE family transporter; the encoded protein is MNSSVTSEAAPRQDFLQPLLAGGLAAIVGYASTFTLVLAALTAAGASPQQAGSGLFSVCIAIGILNIVVAARVKTPISFAWSTPGVAFLLTVGEPVGSFPAVAGAFLVVAVLIVITGLVKPLGRAIAAIPSALANAMLAGMLLTLCLAPITAVAEMPMLALPILLAWMIALKFARRYAVPVAVVVTGIILATTTNLPAGALDGAWPSLVPVMPVFTWDAIVRIGLPFYVVTMASQNLPGLAVMKANGYDLRPAPLFVLTGAASAVTAFFGGHTSNLAAITAAICAGPEAHPDPDKRWPAPVAAGVVYLILGPAASIAAAFIAASPPVLIQAVAGLALLSSLASALSGALAEEQTRLPAILTFVATASGVTIIGVGAPFWGLVGGIALLLMLRTRTPA
- a CDS encoding NTP transferase domain-containing protein; its protein translation is MSVHAVILAGGLGSRLGHVRKADLIVDGQRLIDRVAGRLGGIDGTLLVSTGTHTRLKLPAGAIGVPDAEMQSRGPLAGITAAASYLREMGIARDVLVSVAVDSPFLPEDYVPRLTQTPEDAAYASFGDAFYPTNAAWPLESLWSALAIHQTNAGPKSILAAIGARRVDWSQLFTEDPFASLNSLSDLIEMQRRAQKA